In the Plasmodium chabaudi chabaudi strain AS genome assembly, chromosome: 13 genome, one interval contains:
- a CDS encoding mitochondrial ribosomal protein L28 precursor, putative has product MPKNLNLFGKYLRRLGKSHKKGFKKKQIIHPIPVKAYGRVPSAASQTGLYHDEDYNYYTKVSYSLKKTRIKIKPNVFKKHIVSNILNTIIPSVRITTSALHAIDDAGGFDNYILRTPPEELRSNFGEKLRNVMYFYLSHPNIRTFTLPWKIFMSRFQQSDYYYAIFQHLKKKRLYELYKNKESGKYSPYYLPNDKSLHPQRQQFPINTEITGLNLWYDKNKILKKAFIDKLKEAKSFDQAYTDHHFIGSYRKGRGRGGGGKHGRTPRKRSKTYKYFEIRPY; this is encoded by the coding sequence atgcctaaaaatttaaatttattcggaaaatatttaagaaGGCTTGGAAAAAGTCATAAAAAGggattcaaaaaaaaacaaataattcatCCTATTCCTGTTAAGGCATATGGTAGAGTACCATCAGCAGCATCACAAACGGGTCTTTACCATGATGAagattataattattatactaAAGTGTCatattctttaaaaaaaacaagaataaaaataaaacctaatgtatttaaaaaacatatagtaagtaatatattaaatactATTATCCCAAGTGTCCGTATAACAACTAGTGCATTGCATGCTATTGATGATGCAGGAGGGTTTGATAACTATATTTTGCGAACGCCCCCAGAAGAACTTCGATCAAATTTCGgagaaaaattaagaaatgttatgtatttttatttatcccATCCAAATATAAGGACTTTTACATTACCatggaaaatattcatGTCAAGGTTTCAACAAAgtgattattattatgctaTATTTcaacatttaaaaaaaaaaagattatatgaattatataaaaataaagaatcaGGTAAATATTCTCCATATTATTTACCTAATGATAAATCTCTACACCCACAAAGACAACAATTTCCAATAAACACAGAAATTACAGGTTTAAATTTATGGTAcgacaaaaataaaatattaaaaaaagctTTCATTGATAAATTGAAAGAAGCCAAATCATTTGACCAAGCATATACAGATCATCATTTTATTGGAAGTTATAGAAAAGGAAGAGGTAGAGGGGGAGGTGGAAAGCATGGTAGAACACCAAGAAAAAGATCGAAAACGTATAAGTATTTTGAAATTAGACCATACTAG